Proteins encoded in a region of the Nocardia asteroides genome:
- a CDS encoding bifunctional RNase H/acid phosphatase — translation MSFSEVIVEADGGSRGNPGPAGYGAVVYDAGHVRVLAERREFLGTATNNVAEYRGLIAGLEAAAELGAESIVVRMDSKLVVEQMSGRWKIKHAALIPLADRARRLASGFARVGYTWIPRAENSHADRLANEAMDEGTGRAATVDTRPTEAADPALAVAEHDRPSWIDEVRDTSAEQSEAAGQGPGWTGAVGRPTRLLLLRHGQTELSVQRRYSGRGNPPLTPLGREQAARAAKMLAVKGGIAAVVSSPLGRARETAEAAAAALGVPAEIHDGLIETDFGEWEGLTFAEATQRDPELHARWIGDPTVAAPGGESFEEVRVRVDAVRRDLLERYPGANVVVVSHVTPIKTLLRLALDVGPSLLYRLHLDLASLSIAEFYLDGGSSVRLVNDTSYL, via the coding sequence ATGAGTTTCTCGGAGGTGATCGTCGAAGCCGACGGCGGTTCGCGGGGCAACCCCGGTCCGGCCGGCTACGGCGCGGTGGTCTACGACGCCGGACACGTCCGGGTGCTCGCCGAGCGTCGTGAGTTCCTCGGCACAGCCACCAACAACGTCGCCGAATACCGGGGGCTCATCGCCGGATTGGAAGCGGCGGCGGAGCTGGGCGCCGAGTCGATCGTGGTGCGCATGGATTCCAAGCTGGTCGTCGAGCAGATGTCCGGTCGCTGGAAGATCAAGCACGCGGCGTTGATCCCGCTCGCCGACCGAGCCCGCAGGCTGGCCTCCGGGTTCGCGCGGGTCGGCTACACCTGGATCCCGCGCGCGGAGAACTCGCACGCCGACCGGCTGGCGAACGAGGCCATGGACGAGGGCACGGGCCGTGCCGCGACCGTGGACACGCGGCCGACCGAGGCCGCCGATCCGGCTCTCGCGGTCGCCGAGCACGACCGGCCGAGCTGGATCGATGAAGTCAGGGACACCAGCGCCGAGCAGTCCGAGGCCGCCGGGCAGGGCCCCGGCTGGACCGGCGCGGTCGGCCGTCCCACCCGGTTGCTGCTGCTGCGCCACGGCCAGACCGAGTTGTCGGTGCAGCGGCGCTATTCCGGTCGTGGCAACCCACCGCTCACACCGCTGGGCCGGGAGCAGGCCGCTCGCGCCGCGAAAATGCTCGCCGTCAAGGGCGGTATCGCCGCGGTGGTCAGTTCTCCGCTCGGCCGGGCCAGGGAGACCGCCGAGGCGGCGGCCGCCGCTCTCGGAGTACCGGCCGAGATCCACGACGGGTTGATCGAGACCGACTTCGGCGAGTGGGAGGGACTGACCTTCGCCGAGGCCACGCAACGCGACCCCGAACTGCATGCTCGCTGGATCGGCGACCCCACCGTCGCCGCGCCCGGCGGGGAGAGCTTCGAAGAGGTCCGCGTGCGGGTCGACGCGGTTCGTCGCGACCTGCTCGAGCGGTATCCCGGCGCCAACGTGGTGGTGGTCAGTCATGTGACCCCGATCAAGACCCTGCTGCGGCTGGCGCTCGATGTCGGCCCCTCACTGCTGTACCGATTGCATCTGGATCTGGCGTCGCTATCGATAGCGGAGTTCTATCTCGACGGCGGGTCCTCGGTGCGCTTGGTGAACGATACGTCCTACCTCTGA
- a CDS encoding Nif3-like dinuclear metal center hexameric protein yields MTTLADLIGVLDAAYPPALAEPWDSVGLVCGDPAEELTRVLFAVDATEAVVDEAIDWRAQALVVHHPLLLRGVDTVAASTPKGALLHRLIRSGCALFTAHTNADSADPGVSDALAAALGLTVTGPLDAKPEEAVDNWAIQVPHTHADAVLAALFAAGAGGSGNYRDCALRVPGTGQFRPMAEANPAHGTAGELQHVEQDRIEVIAPPSARSAVLAALRAAHPYEDPAYHISERAQLPSARGIGRVGTLPGPESLRAFTDRVARALPHTAWGVRAAGDPDRTVRTVAVCGGAGDSYLSRAAGLGVDVYVTSDLRHHPIDEHLRKGGPAVVDAAHWATEFPWCAQAEAFVRTALPDLETRVSTLRTDPWTVHAPS; encoded by the coding sequence ATGACCACGCTCGCGGATCTCATCGGGGTGCTGGACGCGGCCTACCCGCCCGCGCTGGCCGAGCCGTGGGACTCGGTCGGCCTGGTCTGCGGTGACCCCGCCGAGGAGTTGACCCGGGTGCTGTTCGCGGTCGACGCGACCGAGGCGGTCGTCGACGAGGCGATCGATTGGCGCGCGCAAGCTCTGGTGGTACACCACCCGCTGCTGCTGCGCGGCGTCGACACCGTCGCGGCGAGCACGCCGAAAGGCGCGCTGCTGCACCGGCTGATCCGCTCCGGTTGCGCGCTGTTCACCGCGCACACCAACGCCGACTCCGCCGACCCCGGCGTCTCCGACGCGCTCGCCGCGGCACTCGGCCTCACGGTGACCGGTCCGCTGGACGCGAAACCAGAAGAAGCCGTGGACAACTGGGCGATTCAGGTGCCACATACCCACGCCGACGCAGTGCTCGCCGCACTCTTCGCCGCCGGTGCGGGCGGGAGCGGGAACTACCGAGACTGCGCGCTGCGAGTGCCCGGGACGGGGCAGTTCCGGCCGATGGCCGAAGCGAACCCGGCGCACGGCACCGCGGGCGAACTCCAGCACGTGGAGCAGGACCGGATAGAGGTGATCGCCCCGCCCTCGGCGCGCTCGGCCGTGCTCGCCGCCCTGCGCGCCGCCCATCCCTACGAGGACCCGGCCTACCACATCAGCGAACGCGCCCAGCTGCCCTCGGCGCGCGGCATCGGCCGGGTCGGCACCCTGCCGGGACCGGAATCGTTGCGCGCCTTCACCGATCGCGTGGCTCGTGCACTCCCGCACACCGCGTGGGGCGTGCGCGCCGCGGGTGATCCGGACCGCACCGTCCGCACCGTCGCGGTGTGCGGGGGAGCGGGCGACTCCTACCTGAGCCGTGCCGCCGGGCTCGGCGTCGATGTCTACGTCACCTCCGACCTGCGCCACCATCCCATCGATGAGCACCTGCGCAAGGGCGGTCCCGCGGTGGTCGACGCGGCACACTGGGCGACCGAGTTCCCGTGGTGCGCACAGGCGGAAGCATTCGTCCGGACTGCCCTGCCGGATCTGGAGACCAGGGTGTCCACACTGCGCACCGACCCGTGGACGGTACACGCCCCGAGCTGA
- the cobC gene encoding Rv2231c family pyridoxal phosphate-dependent protein CobC: MAEHTVDRAKLRHHGDVDARAGMLDFAVNVQGAAPPQWLLRRLAARLSELGRYPSAEDADAARRAVAARHGRAPGEVLLLAGAAEGFAMLPRLAPRSAVVLHPSFTEPELALREAGVPVTRVVLGPPYRLDPAAVPTGADLVVLGNPTNPTSVLHSAEAIRALRKPGRLIVVDEAFADAVVGEPHSLAADPAPDLLVLRSLTKTWALAGLRCGYFLGAPDVLARLDHGRPHWPLGTLQLEAITATASPAAVAEAERRAEALAVARTAMIERLTALGVDVHTPADGPFLLLRVADGELLRKHLAVQGIAIRRADTFPGLGPDHLRVAVRGAEEVDRLVAAIRSADAR, from the coding sequence GTGGCCGAGCACACCGTCGATCGCGCGAAACTGCGTCACCACGGCGACGTGGACGCACGTGCGGGCATGCTCGATTTCGCGGTGAACGTCCAAGGCGCCGCGCCGCCGCAGTGGCTGCTGCGGCGGCTGGCCGCGCGGTTGTCCGAGCTGGGCCGCTATCCGAGCGCCGAGGACGCCGACGCCGCCCGCCGCGCGGTCGCGGCCCGGCACGGCCGCGCGCCCGGCGAGGTGCTGCTGCTGGCGGGCGCCGCGGAAGGCTTCGCGATGCTGCCCCGCCTCGCGCCGCGCTCGGCCGTGGTGCTGCACCCGTCGTTCACCGAGCCGGAACTCGCGCTGCGCGAGGCGGGCGTCCCCGTGACCAGGGTGGTGCTGGGACCGCCCTACCGGCTGGATCCCGCCGCGGTGCCTACCGGGGCCGACTTGGTGGTGCTCGGCAACCCGACCAACCCGACCTCCGTGCTGCACTCCGCCGAGGCCATCCGGGCACTGCGGAAGCCGGGCCGCCTGATCGTGGTCGACGAGGCCTTCGCCGACGCGGTGGTGGGCGAGCCGCACTCCCTCGCCGCCGATCCCGCCCCCGACCTGCTCGTGCTGCGCAGCTTGACCAAGACCTGGGCGCTGGCGGGTCTGCGCTGCGGCTACTTCCTCGGCGCACCCGACGTGCTCGCGCGCCTCGACCACGGGCGGCCGCACTGGCCGCTGGGCACCCTGCAACTGGAAGCGATCACCGCCACCGCGAGCCCGGCCGCCGTGGCCGAGGCCGAGCGACGCGCCGAGGCTCTCGCCGTGGCTCGGACCGCGATGATCGAGCGCCTGACCGCCCTCGGCGTCGACGTCCACACGCCCGCGGACGGACCGTTCCTGCTGCTGCGCGTCGCGGACGGTGAACTGCTGCGCAAGCACCTGGCCGTCCAGGGCATCGCGATCCGCCGCGCGGACACCTTCCCCGGTCTCGGCCCGGACCATCTGCGCGTCGCCGTTCGCGGCGCCGAGGAGGTCGATCGGCTGGTCGCCGCGATCCGGTCGGCGGATGCGCGGTGA
- a CDS encoding low molecular weight phosphotyrosine protein phosphatase produces MAGVGQLHVSFVCTGNICRSPMAEKIFASHLYRAGLANRVRVSSAGTGSWHVGADADPRTSATLRRYGYPTGHVAALFGAEHRDADLVIALDRSHHRDLARLGIPAERLRLLRAFDPDADGHDVADPYYGDAADFELVRAQIEAAVPGLLDWVRAELSAAAEPPDPRLVPDERP; encoded by the coding sequence ATGGCAGGCGTGGGCCAGCTGCACGTCTCGTTCGTCTGTACCGGCAACATCTGCCGCTCTCCGATGGCGGAGAAGATCTTCGCGTCGCACCTGTACCGGGCCGGACTGGCCAACCGGGTGCGGGTGAGCAGCGCGGGCACCGGTTCGTGGCACGTCGGGGCCGACGCCGACCCGAGAACCAGCGCCACCCTGCGTAGATACGGATACCCGACCGGCCACGTCGCCGCGTTGTTCGGCGCCGAGCACCGCGACGCCGACCTGGTCATCGCCCTGGACCGCTCGCATCATCGCGACCTCGCCCGCCTCGGCATCCCCGCCGAACGGCTGCGGTTGCTGCGCGCATTCGACCCGGACGCCGACGGTCACGACGTGGCCGACCCCTACTACGGCGACGCGGCGGACTTCGAACTCGTGCGCGCCCAGATCGAGGCCGCCGTCCCCGGCCTGCTCGACTGGGTGCGCGCCGAACTGAGCGCCGCCGCCGAACCGCCCGATCCGCGCCTGGTCCCCGACGAGCGACCGTGA
- a CDS encoding SURF1 family protein → MRRLAFLLRPSWLILAVLVAAFAYLCFTVLAPWQLGKNTATSHRNELIAESVKADPVDVTTVLSDPGSAAHTEWRRVTASGSYVPDSTVLVRLRHLDGSPGYAVLATFRLDDGRVLLVDRGLVSAVDGTRPPQIPEPPAGPQRVEARIRMSEGVTPGKDPSVQDGYRQVYSIDVTQESTVLQQPLTPVPTGGERGGYLQLSENQPGAFTPTPLPRLDAGPYLSYGLQWLAFGIMAPLGLGYFVYAEIRERRKEKASTAQQPGASAAEPARSAPASATTPSAPAAPTTEARLADRYGRGRG, encoded by the coding sequence ATGCGCAGGCTCGCTTTCCTGTTGCGCCCCAGCTGGCTGATCCTGGCCGTGCTGGTCGCCGCGTTCGCCTACCTGTGCTTCACCGTGCTCGCGCCGTGGCAACTCGGCAAGAACACGGCCACCTCGCATCGCAACGAGCTGATCGCCGAGTCGGTGAAGGCCGATCCCGTGGACGTCACCACCGTGCTGTCCGATCCGGGCAGCGCCGCGCACACCGAGTGGCGACGTGTCACCGCTTCCGGCAGCTACGTGCCGGACTCGACGGTGCTGGTGCGGCTGCGCCACCTCGACGGCTCTCCGGGATACGCGGTGCTCGCGACCTTCCGGTTGGACGACGGCCGCGTGCTGCTGGTCGACCGCGGGCTGGTGTCAGCTGTCGACGGGACGCGCCCGCCGCAGATTCCCGAGCCACCCGCCGGGCCGCAGCGCGTCGAGGCCCGGATCCGGATGTCCGAGGGCGTCACGCCGGGTAAGGACCCCAGCGTCCAGGACGGCTATCGCCAGGTGTACTCCATCGACGTCACCCAGGAATCGACGGTTCTGCAACAGCCCCTCACCCCCGTTCCCACCGGCGGCGAGCGTGGCGGCTACCTGCAACTGAGCGAGAACCAGCCGGGCGCGTTCACACCCACCCCACTCCCCCGGCTCGACGCGGGCCCCTACCTTTCCTACGGCCTGCAATGGCTCGCCTTCGGCATCATGGCTCCCCTCGGTCTCGGCTACTTCGTCTACGCCGAGATCCGGGAACGAAGGAAAGAGAAGGCCTCCACCGCGCAGCAGCCCGGCGCGTCCGCCGCCGAACCAGCCCGATCGGCCCCGGCTTCGGCGACCACGCCGAGCGCACCCGCCGCACCGACCACGGAAGCTCGCCTCGCCGACCGCTACGGCCGCGGCCGGGGATGA
- a CDS encoding VOC family protein: MAIVVAEYDPAISFFVDSLGFELLEDSPALTNDGRSKRWVVVRPPGAQTGILLARADGGSQAAVIGQQVAGRVGFFLRVDDFQAAYDRMVSRGVEFVSVPRGESYGRVAVFLDIAGNRWDLLGPDQP, from the coding sequence ATGGCCATCGTTGTGGCGGAGTACGACCCGGCGATCAGCTTCTTCGTCGACTCGCTGGGATTCGAGCTGCTCGAGGACTCGCCCGCGCTCACCAATGACGGCCGCTCGAAACGGTGGGTCGTCGTAAGGCCGCCCGGTGCGCAAACGGGCATCCTGCTGGCCCGGGCCGACGGTGGGTCGCAAGCCGCCGTGATCGGACAGCAGGTGGCGGGCAGGGTCGGGTTCTTCCTGCGGGTCGACGACTTCCAGGCTGCGTATGACCGGATGGTTTCGCGGGGTGTCGAGTTCGTGAGCGTGCCCCGCGGCGAATCGTATGGGCGGGTGGCGGTCTTCCTCGACATCGCGGGGAATCGGTGGGATCTGCTCGGTCCGGATCAGCCGTAG
- a CDS encoding cobalamin biosynthesis protein produces MQKGTSIAVGLLLGFALDRVFGDPRRWHPVAGFGTAVAALESVTYADRRAAGLAHEALAVGAVVGLGLAVRRGGVTATAAATWTVLGGHSLARTGRVMADRLSAGDLDGARTLLPSLCGRDPQALDADGLARAALESIAENTSDAAVAPVLWGAVAGVPGLLGYRAVNTLDAMIGYRNARYRRFGWAAARVDDAANLLPARVTGLLTAALAPLIGGRPAAALRAWRRDAAGHPSPNAGVVEASMAGALGVRLGGRTEYPHGVEMRPLLGDGPAPTVDDLRRAVRLSEAVQLAATLLAAVVAATRR; encoded by the coding sequence GTGCAGAAGGGGACCTCCATCGCGGTCGGGTTGCTGCTCGGATTCGCACTCGACCGGGTGTTCGGTGACCCGCGACGGTGGCATCCGGTCGCCGGATTCGGCACGGCGGTGGCGGCTTTGGAGTCGGTGACCTACGCCGACCGGCGGGCGGCGGGGCTGGCGCACGAGGCGCTTGCCGTCGGCGCGGTGGTCGGGCTCGGCCTGGCCGTGCGGCGCGGCGGGGTGACCGCGACCGCCGCCGCGACCTGGACCGTGCTGGGCGGACACAGCCTCGCGCGGACCGGGCGCGTCATGGCCGACCGGTTGTCCGCCGGTGATCTGGACGGCGCTCGCACGCTGCTGCCTTCGCTGTGCGGCCGCGATCCACAAGCGCTCGACGCGGACGGGCTCGCCCGCGCGGCCCTGGAGTCCATCGCCGAGAACACCTCCGACGCGGCCGTTGCCCCGGTCCTCTGGGGGGCCGTGGCGGGCGTCCCGGGGTTGCTCGGGTACCGCGCGGTCAACACGCTCGACGCGATGATCGGCTACCGCAACGCGCGCTACCGGCGTTTCGGCTGGGCCGCCGCGCGCGTCGACGACGCGGCCAATTTGCTCCCGGCGCGCGTCACCGGGCTGCTCACGGCCGCGCTCGCCCCGCTGATCGGCGGCCGCCCCGCAGCGGCTCTGCGCGCTTGGCGCCGCGATGCGGCCGGGCATCCCAGCCCCAACGCGGGGGTGGTCGAAGCGTCGATGGCCGGGGCGCTCGGCGTCCGGCTGGGTGGCCGCACCGAGTATCCGCACGGCGTGGAAATGCGCCCGCTGCTCGGCGACGGTCCGGCTCCTACCGTCGACGACCTGCGCCGCGCCGTCCGCCTTTCCGAGGCCGTGCAGCTCGCGGCCACCCTGCTCGCCGCCGTCGTAGCCGCGACGAGGCGCTGA
- the sigJ gene encoding RNA polymerase sigma factor SigJ — translation MNSPRRGPNDERRTAVTSEQPSSEPIDQAELARRFEEHRPYLRRLAYSTLGSLSDADDVVQEAWLRLQRQYEAGAAGEIDNLRAWLSTVTGRLALDHLGSARVRREQYVGEWLPEPEVTSWEDPADRITQDERVTTALLVVLESLSPAERTAFVLQDVFGMSGPEVAEVVGRTPAAVRQLASRARKHVENGTPRFPASPDEQKRVVSAFALAWRSGDLGALLGVLDSDVSLTADGGGKVPAIRQPVHGAELVAKLLLGWYHAPSAVGGWGRAVLVNGQPGLVVFDGTHTGVFSFTVDDGHIVAIDVVRNPDKLRDLPTTGEPDWYLGEGRTEQE, via the coding sequence ATGAACTCGCCCCGGCGGGGGCCGAACGACGAACGGCGAACAGCAGTGACTTCCGAGCAGCCCTCCTCCGAGCCCATCGACCAGGCCGAGCTGGCCAGGCGTTTCGAGGAGCACCGGCCGTATCTGCGCAGGCTCGCCTACAGCACCTTGGGCAGCCTCAGCGACGCCGACGACGTGGTGCAGGAGGCGTGGTTGCGGTTGCAGCGCCAGTACGAGGCGGGCGCCGCCGGTGAGATCGACAACCTGCGGGCGTGGCTGTCCACGGTGACCGGCCGTCTCGCCCTCGACCATCTCGGCTCCGCGCGCGTGCGCCGCGAACAGTACGTGGGCGAATGGCTGCCGGAGCCGGAGGTGACCAGCTGGGAGGACCCCGCCGACCGGATCACCCAGGACGAGCGGGTCACCACAGCCCTGCTGGTCGTGCTCGAGTCGCTCTCCCCTGCCGAGCGCACCGCGTTCGTGCTCCAGGACGTCTTCGGCATGAGCGGCCCGGAGGTCGCCGAAGTGGTCGGCCGCACCCCGGCCGCCGTCCGCCAGCTCGCTTCGCGGGCGCGCAAGCACGTCGAGAACGGCACCCCGCGTTTCCCCGCGTCCCCCGACGAGCAGAAGAGGGTGGTGTCGGCCTTCGCGCTGGCCTGGCGCTCCGGCGATCTCGGCGCTCTGCTCGGCGTCCTCGACTCGGACGTGAGCCTGACCGCCGACGGCGGCGGCAAGGTGCCCGCGATCCGGCAGCCCGTGCACGGCGCCGAACTCGTGGCCAAGCTGCTGCTCGGCTGGTACCACGCGCCGTCGGCTGTGGGCGGGTGGGGCCGCGCGGTGCTGGTCAACGGCCAGCCGGGGCTGGTGGTCTTCGACGGCACCCACACCGGCGTCTTCTCCTTCACCGTCGACGACGGCCACATCGTCGCCATCGACGTGGTCCGTAACCCGGACAAGTTGCGCGACCTGCCCACCACCGGTGAGCCCGACTGGTATCTGGGCGAGGGACGCACCGAACAGGAGTAG
- the ald gene encoding alanine dehydrogenase, whose protein sequence is MRIGVPREVKEQEFRVALTPAGAGELAGHGHEVVVQAGAGIGSGFPDVDYAAVGARLVPDADQVWREAELVLKVKEPIAQEYPRMRHGQVLFTFLHLAASRECTDAVLRSGITAIAYEMVRAADGSLPLLAPMSEIAGKLGAQVGAYHLMAPLGGAGLLPGGVPGVRPAEVVVLGGGVAGSNAAAVAVGMGARVSVLDTDLRRLRELDARFDGRVTTVASNTTEIRRAVLSADLVIGAVLVPGARAPKLVSDELVAGMRPGAVLVDISIDQGGCFASAHPTTHANPTFRVADALFYCVANMPGAVPHTSTIALTNATLPYVRAIAGLGWQEACAARPDLAHGLTADAGRLLSGEVAAAHGYSRPLGVAG, encoded by the coding sequence ATGAGGATCGGAGTACCACGGGAGGTCAAGGAGCAAGAGTTCCGGGTAGCCCTGACTCCGGCGGGCGCCGGGGAGCTGGCCGGGCACGGACACGAGGTTGTGGTACAGGCGGGCGCGGGCATCGGATCGGGGTTTCCCGACGTCGATTACGCCGCGGTGGGGGCCCGCTTGGTCCCGGACGCCGACCAGGTGTGGCGGGAAGCGGAGCTGGTGTTGAAGGTGAAGGAACCGATCGCGCAGGAGTATCCGCGGATGCGCCATGGGCAGGTGCTGTTCACCTTCCTGCACTTGGCGGCTTCGCGCGAATGCACCGATGCCGTGTTGCGGTCGGGGATCACCGCCATCGCCTACGAGATGGTCCGTGCGGCCGACGGGTCGCTGCCGCTGCTGGCCCCCATGAGCGAGATCGCGGGCAAGCTGGGCGCCCAGGTCGGCGCCTATCACCTGATGGCTCCGCTCGGCGGCGCCGGACTGCTGCCCGGTGGCGTCCCCGGCGTGCGCCCGGCGGAGGTGGTCGTGCTCGGCGGCGGCGTCGCGGGCTCGAACGCGGCCGCGGTGGCCGTGGGCATGGGCGCGCGCGTCAGCGTGCTGGACACCGACCTTCGCCGGTTACGCGAACTCGACGCCCGCTTCGACGGTCGGGTCACCACCGTCGCGTCGAACACCACGGAGATCCGGCGCGCGGTGCTGTCGGCCGACCTGGTGATCGGCGCGGTGCTGGTACCGGGCGCGCGAGCGCCGAAACTGGTCTCCGACGAGCTCGTCGCGGGCATGCGCCCCGGCGCGGTGCTGGTGGACATCTCCATCGACCAGGGTGGCTGCTTCGCCTCCGCGCACCCGACGACGCACGCGAATCCGACTTTCCGGGTGGCGGACGCGCTGTTCTACTGCGTCGCCAATATGCCGGGCGCGGTACCGCACACCTCGACGATCGCGCTCACCAACGCGACCCTTCCCTACGTGCGGGCGATCGCTGGTCTCGGCTGGCAGGAGGCGTGCGCCGCGCGCCCCGATCTCGCCCACGGGCTCACCGCGGACGCCGGGCGACTGCTTTCCGGCGAAGTAGCCGCCGCGCACGGCTATTCCAGGCCGCTCGGCGTCGCGGGCTGA
- a CDS encoding MBL fold metallo-hydrolase, translating into MSDTIETTALEVLHVGGPTLRLRYAGRTWLTDPTFDEPGDYPGRVTLHKLVGPAVSPRELGPVDVVLLSHDEHPDNLDMSGREFLRTVPTVLSTPGAATRIEGVRGLQNWETVTVHGVQVTGVPALHGPEGCEPFTGFVTGFVLRAEGEPTVYVSGDNASVDVVRRIAERIGRIDVAVLNVGAANIGHFGDADLTLNARTALLAAEVLGDALIVPVHGEGWAHFSESLDHLSRIFRYAGRGDQLHIPPLGRAAAVRPQSAERGATLS; encoded by the coding sequence ATGAGCGACACGATCGAAACCACCGCCCTCGAAGTCCTGCACGTCGGCGGGCCGACGCTGCGGTTGCGCTACGCGGGGCGCACTTGGCTGACCGACCCCACCTTCGACGAACCCGGCGACTACCCGGGGCGCGTCACGCTGCACAAACTTGTCGGCCCCGCAGTGTCGCCGCGAGAACTCGGCCCGGTGGACGTCGTGCTGCTCTCCCACGACGAACACCCCGACAACCTGGACATGTCCGGCCGGGAATTCCTCCGGACGGTGCCGACCGTACTGTCCACGCCCGGCGCCGCGACTCGCATCGAGGGCGTGCGCGGACTGCAGAACTGGGAGACCGTGACGGTGCACGGAGTGCAGGTGACCGGCGTGCCCGCCCTGCACGGCCCCGAGGGCTGCGAACCGTTCACCGGATTCGTCACCGGGTTCGTGCTGCGGGCCGAAGGAGAGCCGACGGTGTACGTCTCGGGTGACAACGCCTCTGTCGACGTGGTGCGGCGGATCGCCGAGCGAATCGGGCGCATCGATGTCGCGGTGCTCAACGTGGGCGCCGCGAACATCGGCCACTTCGGCGACGCCGACCTCACGTTGAACGCGCGCACCGCGCTGCTGGCCGCCGAGGTGCTCGGCGACGCCCTGATCGTGCCGGTGCACGGCGAGGGCTGGGCGCACTTCAGTGAGTCGCTCGACCATCTCAGCCGGATATTCCGCTACGCCGGTCGCGGGGATCAACTGCACATCCCGCCCTTGGGACGGGCGGCCGCCGTGAGACCGCAGTCGGCCGAGCGCGGTGCCACGCTCAGCTGA
- a CDS encoding helix-turn-helix domain-containing protein, whose amino-acid sequence MRTVAVFAFDGISPFHLSVPSLVFGRIGIDGSAPYQVDVCAERPGNYSTPAGFDINVRHGLDTLARADTIVIPSWRPGTRLSAEVRAALRTAHAGGARIVGLCLGSWAVAASGLADGREVTTHWAAAAELARAFPAVRVRADTLWTDLGDVVTSAGVAAALDCCLHLVRGDLGSKAATELARALVTAPHRSGSQAQYIPVAVPDAAEDDPIERAMVWARTRLGDPIDLDSWARVALMSRRTFTRRFRDRTGSSPQQWLLLQRTDRARLLLESTADTVERIAVDTGFGTAVSLRHHFHRLLGTSPAAHRAGFQGARLSS is encoded by the coding sequence ATGCGCACGGTAGCCGTCTTCGCGTTCGACGGGATCAGTCCCTTCCATTTGTCGGTGCCCAGCCTGGTTTTCGGGCGGATAGGAATCGACGGGTCCGCGCCGTATCAGGTAGACGTGTGCGCCGAGCGGCCCGGGAATTACAGCACTCCAGCCGGTTTCGACATCAATGTCCGGCACGGACTCGACACGCTGGCCCGCGCCGACACGATCGTGATCCCGAGCTGGCGGCCCGGAACGCGACTGTCCGCCGAAGTGCGCGCCGCGCTGCGCACCGCCCACGCCGGCGGCGCCAGGATCGTCGGGCTGTGCCTCGGCTCGTGGGCGGTGGCCGCCAGCGGGCTGGCCGACGGGCGCGAGGTGACAACGCACTGGGCCGCCGCCGCCGAACTGGCCCGCGCGTTTCCGGCGGTCCGCGTCCGCGCCGACACGCTGTGGACGGACCTGGGCGATGTCGTGACGTCGGCGGGCGTGGCCGCGGCCCTGGACTGCTGCCTGCACTTGGTCCGCGGCGATCTGGGCAGCAAAGCGGCCACCGAGCTGGCCCGAGCGCTGGTCACCGCACCGCACCGCAGCGGATCGCAAGCACAGTACATCCCGGTCGCGGTCCCCGACGCCGCCGAGGACGATCCGATCGAACGCGCCATGGTGTGGGCGCGAACCCGTCTCGGCGATCCGATCGACCTGGACAGCTGGGCGCGGGTCGCGCTCATGTCGCGGCGCACGTTCACCCGCCGCTTCCGCGACCGCACCGGCAGCAGCCCGCAGCAGTGGCTGCTGCTCCAGCGCACCGACCGGGCGCGGCTATTGCTCGAATCCACCGCCGACACCGTGGAACGCATCGCCGTCGACACCGGGTTCGGCACGGCGGTGAGCCTGCGCCACCACTTCCACCGCCTCCTCGGCACCAGCCCCGCCGCCCACCGCGCCGGCTTCCAGGGGGCGCGGTTAAGTTCGTGA
- a CDS encoding gamma carbonic anhydrase family protein, translating into MRIQLGDYAPDIEDSAWLAPNATVIGRVRLGAEVSVWYSAVLRGDLETIEVGARSNIQDGCVLHADPGFPLTVGAGVSVGHNAILHGCTIGDDVLVGMGATVLNGAVVGPGSLIAANALIPEGARIPPGSLVAGVPGKVRRELRAEEQDRIRLNASVYLANTAQHRTANEV; encoded by the coding sequence ATGCGGATTCAGCTGGGCGACTATGCGCCGGATATCGAGGACAGCGCGTGGCTCGCGCCGAACGCCACCGTGATCGGCCGCGTGCGGCTCGGGGCCGAGGTCAGCGTCTGGTACAGCGCCGTACTGCGCGGTGACCTGGAGACGATCGAGGTCGGCGCGCGCAGCAATATCCAGGACGGCTGCGTGCTGCATGCCGACCCCGGCTTCCCCCTGACCGTTGGCGCGGGAGTCTCGGTAGGACACAACGCGATCCTGCACGGGTGCACCATCGGCGACGACGTGCTCGTCGGCATGGGCGCCACCGTCCTCAACGGCGCCGTGGTCGGGCCGGGCAGCCTGATCGCGGCCAACGCACTGATCCCGGAGGGCGCGCGGATTCCGCCCGGCTCACTCGTGGCGGGCGTACCGGGCAAGGTACGCCGAGAGCTGCGCGCCGAGGAACAAGATCGCATTCGCCTGAATGCGTCTGTCTACCTAGCAAATACAGCTCAACATCGCACGGCAAATGAGGTGTGA